The following proteins are co-located in the Treponema primitia ZAS-1 genome:
- a CDS encoding aspartyl protease family protein, with amino-acid sequence MMGTVFEEITLKNLGDVSAAERGHLAEPEIRETTVRSIVDTGAETLVISEAVQKELGLRTKRVRESTLANGEKVVCKIAE; translated from the coding sequence ATGATGGGAACAGTATTTGAAGAAATCACCTTGAAAAACCTGGGTGATGTAAGTGCGGCTGAGCGCGGGCATCTGGCGGAACCGGAAATCCGGGAAACGACGGTACGGTCCATCGTGGATACCGGGGCGGAGACCCTGGTTATCAGCGAAGCGGTGCAGAAAGAGCTTGGCCTGCGGACGAAGCGTGTGCGCGAGTCTACCCTGGCAAATGGGGAAAAGGTGGTCTGCAAGATAGCCGAA